A genomic stretch from Haloferax sp. Atlit-12N includes:
- a CDS encoding HD domain-containing protein has translation MSDTEDTLNGGRVYDPEADHAFPDEKLNEVLPALLEDEEVTTLLEAQNVNAVTRKGYNDHGPKHIEIVLNRALRLYDLLKAGGCEFNGAAEQGLDEADEAVIIALAAQLHDIGHIVHRDNHAYYSIPLASDVLDRFLPEFYDLADTVRIKAEVLHAILCHHREEDPLTLEAGVIRVADALDMERGRSRIPYEKGGRGINTLSSRAINNVVLKPGDESAVLVEIEMVNAAGVYQVDNLLKAKLDGSGLEDHVRIVAVNTKSDDRLVERIEL, from the coding sequence ATGAGCGATACCGAAGACACCCTGAACGGCGGCCGCGTCTACGACCCCGAGGCGGACCACGCCTTCCCCGACGAGAAGCTCAACGAGGTGCTCCCCGCGCTCCTCGAAGACGAGGAGGTGACGACGCTCCTCGAAGCGCAGAACGTGAACGCGGTGACGCGCAAGGGCTACAACGACCACGGCCCGAAGCACATCGAAATCGTTCTGAACCGCGCGCTCCGGCTGTACGACCTGCTCAAGGCCGGCGGCTGCGAGTTCAACGGCGCGGCCGAACAGGGGCTCGACGAGGCCGACGAGGCGGTCATCATCGCCCTCGCGGCGCAACTGCACGACATCGGCCACATCGTCCACCGCGACAACCACGCCTACTACTCGATTCCGCTCGCGTCGGACGTGCTCGACCGCTTCCTCCCCGAGTTCTACGACCTCGCCGACACGGTCCGCATCAAGGCGGAGGTGCTCCACGCCATCCTCTGTCACCACCGCGAGGAGGACCCGCTCACGCTCGAAGCCGGCGTCATCCGCGTCGCCGACGCGCTCGACATGGAGCGCGGCCGGTCGCGCATCCCCTACGAGAAGGGCGGCCGCGGCATCAACACGCTCTCCAGCCGCGCTATCAACAACGTCGTCCTGAAGCCCGGCGACGAGTCGGCGGTCCTCGTCGAAATCGAGATGGTGAACGCCGCGGGCGTCTACCAGGTCGACAACCTCCTGAAGGCGAAGCTGGATGGCTCCGGCCTCGAAGACCACGTCCGCATCGTCGCGGTCAACACGAAGTCCGACGACAGGCTCGTCGAGCGCATCGAACTCTAA
- a CDS encoding YhbY family RNA-binding protein, whose protein sequence is MNTQELRKEAHDVDVTVWVGKSGIEAVVGELNDQLADRNLVKAKFLRAALGGTTVDEAAADLADRVNAELIETRGKTAVYHR, encoded by the coding sequence ATGAACACGCAGGAGCTGCGAAAGGAGGCCCACGACGTCGACGTGACCGTCTGGGTGGGCAAGAGCGGAATCGAAGCGGTGGTCGGCGAACTCAACGACCAGCTGGCCGACCGGAACCTCGTGAAAGCGAAGTTCCTCCGGGCGGCGCTCGGCGGCACGACGGTTGACGAGGCGGCCGCCGACCTCGCAGACCGGGTGAACGCCGAGCTGATAGAGACACGGGGGAAGACAGCGGTCTACCACCGATGA
- a CDS encoding redoxin domain-containing protein produces MVSVGDAAPDFTAPLTDIDGDIESFTLSENLDDAPIVLAFFPAAFTGTCTTEMCTFRDQMANFEDVGATVYGISIDTPFTLTEFAEQNGLNFGLISDTNRELIDAYDVAMDFADLGVNRVAKRAVFVVDRDGEVTYAWVSDDPGVEPDYEAVEAAASKLEEPTEAA; encoded by the coding sequence ATGGTATCAGTCGGCGACGCAGCCCCGGATTTCACCGCACCGCTTACCGACATCGACGGCGACATCGAGTCGTTCACGCTCTCCGAGAACCTCGATGACGCGCCTATCGTCCTCGCGTTCTTCCCCGCGGCCTTCACCGGCACGTGCACCACCGAGATGTGCACCTTCCGCGACCAGATGGCCAACTTCGAGGACGTCGGCGCGACGGTGTACGGTATCAGCATCGACACGCCGTTCACGCTGACGGAGTTCGCCGAGCAGAACGGCCTCAACTTCGGGCTCATCAGCGACACGAACCGCGAGCTCATCGACGCCTACGACGTGGCGATGGACTTCGCGGACCTCGGCGTCAACCGCGTGGCGAAGCGCGCTGTGTTCGTCGTGGACCGAGACGGCGAGGTCACCTACGCGTGGGTCAGCGACGACCCCGGCGTCGAACCCGACTACGAGGCCGTCGAGGCCGCCGCTTCGAAGCTCGAAGAACCGACCGAGGCCGCGTAG
- a CDS encoding twin-arginine translocase TatA/TatE family subunit, producing MFETITPLFPGLPGGPELLVVLLIVVLLFGANKIPKLARSSGQAIGEFQRGREEIEDELQDMKGDDEDEDDATTESSAESVETESTSTKSSN from the coding sequence ATGTTCGAGACCATCACCCCACTGTTCCCGGGACTCCCGGGCGGGCCCGAGCTGCTCGTCGTTCTGCTCATCGTCGTCCTGCTGTTCGGCGCGAACAAGATTCCGAAGCTCGCTCGGTCCTCCGGGCAGGCCATCGGCGAATTCCAGCGCGGCCGCGAGGAAATCGAGGACGAACTGCAGGATATGAAGGGCGACGACGAAGACGAAGACGACGCCACTACGGAGAGTTCGGCCGAGTCGGTCGAAACCGAATCCACTTCGACCAAGTCGTCGAACTAA
- a CDS encoding mechanosensitive ion channel family protein: MNALALPLQLQGDGGAVGRILTQQNVPYAETLGTLLGLVLGFAVVYIVGKAVVSSALNRVLDRRGADEHAKKPLMKIATLVVAFVALGAGFAFAGLGNILQSLATIGAAATLAIGFAMQDVIANFVAGIFIFTDKPFRINDWIEWDGNSGVVEDISFRVTRVRTFDNELLTVPNSQLTDGVIKNPVAKDKLRLQVPFGIGYDDDIQQATDIILDEAENHEGIMTTPEPSVRLTELGDSSVTLKSRIWISQPSRADFVKTRGEYVTAVKERFDEEGIDIPYPNRTLSGELSVGGAERLAQSND; this comes from the coding sequence ATGAACGCGCTCGCACTCCCGCTCCAACTGCAGGGTGATGGCGGTGCTGTCGGCCGGATTCTCACCCAGCAGAACGTCCCGTACGCCGAGACGCTCGGGACACTTCTGGGCCTCGTTCTCGGCTTCGCCGTCGTCTACATCGTCGGCAAGGCGGTCGTGTCGTCCGCGCTCAACCGCGTCCTCGACCGACGCGGCGCGGACGAACACGCGAAAAAGCCCCTGATGAAAATCGCGACCCTCGTCGTGGCGTTCGTCGCCCTCGGCGCTGGGTTCGCGTTCGCCGGCCTCGGCAACATCCTGCAGTCGCTCGCCACCATCGGCGCGGCCGCGACGCTCGCCATCGGCTTCGCGATGCAGGACGTTATCGCCAACTTCGTCGCCGGCATCTTCATCTTCACCGACAAGCCGTTCCGCATCAACGACTGGATTGAATGGGACGGCAACTCCGGCGTCGTCGAGGACATCTCCTTCCGCGTGACGCGGGTTCGCACCTTCGACAACGAACTGCTCACCGTGCCGAACTCGCAGCTCACAGACGGCGTCATCAAGAACCCCGTCGCGAAGGACAAACTCCGCCTGCAGGTGCCGTTCGGCATCGGCTACGACGACGACATCCAGCAGGCGACCGACATCATCCTCGACGAGGCGGAGAACCACGAGGGTATCATGACGACGCCCGAGCCGTCGGTCAGACTGACCGAACTCGGCGACTCGTCGGTCACGCTCAAGTCGCGCATCTGGATCTCCCAGCCCAGCCGCGCCGACTTCGTGAAGACCCGCGGGGAGTACGTCACCGCCGTCAAAGAGCGGTTCGACGAGGAGGGCATCGACATCCCCTACCCGAACCGCACCCTCAGCGGCGAACTCTCGGTCGGCGGCGCGGAGCGCCTCGCGCAGTCCAACGACTGA
- a CDS encoding glycosyltransferase family 4 protein, which translates to MRVLNYLEFASQLDRSGIGTATDQQRAALATTDVEVVTSPWPESVAAGAASLLRGDGVVRDYDVAHCNLIGPGSLAVAKHAKRNDIPLVLHSHVTREDFAESFRGSTAVAPVLGKYLKWFYSQADVVLCPSEYTKRTLESYPVDAPIRPVSNGVDTAALDGFEDLRDEYRAEYNLDGMTVFTVGNVFERKGLTTFCTLAQETDYDFAWFGPYDTGPHASKKVRYWVENAPENVTFTGWIDDIRGAFGAGDVYLFATKNENQGIAVLEAMACGKAVVLRDIPVFEEFYTHGHDCLKCSTDAEFRRALDLLARDPDLRRRLGENARETAAEHSLDRVGDRLVETYEDALSGQLEG; encoded by the coding sequence GTGCGCGTCCTGAACTATCTCGAGTTCGCCTCGCAACTCGACCGTAGCGGTATCGGCACCGCCACCGACCAGCAGCGGGCGGCCCTCGCCACGACCGACGTGGAGGTCGTCACCTCCCCGTGGCCCGAGTCGGTCGCCGCGGGTGCCGCGAGCCTCCTGCGGGGCGACGGGGTCGTCCGCGACTACGACGTGGCCCACTGCAACCTCATCGGCCCCGGCTCGCTCGCCGTGGCTAAACACGCCAAACGGAACGACATCCCGCTCGTGCTCCACTCGCACGTCACCCGCGAGGACTTCGCCGAGAGCTTCCGCGGGTCGACCGCGGTCGCCCCCGTCCTCGGGAAGTACCTCAAGTGGTTCTACTCGCAGGCCGACGTGGTGCTCTGTCCCTCCGAGTACACGAAGCGAACCCTCGAATCCTACCCGGTCGACGCGCCGATTCGCCCCGTCTCGAACGGCGTCGACACCGCCGCACTCGACGGGTTCGAGGACCTCCGCGACGAGTACCGAGCCGAGTACAACCTCGACGGCATGACCGTCTTCACCGTCGGCAACGTCTTCGAGCGCAAGGGGCTCACGACGTTCTGCACGCTCGCACAGGAGACCGACTACGACTTCGCGTGGTTCGGCCCCTACGACACCGGTCCGCACGCCTCGAAGAAGGTGCGGTACTGGGTCGAAAACGCCCCGGAGAACGTCACGTTCACCGGCTGGATAGACGACATCCGCGGCGCGTTCGGCGCGGGCGACGTCTACCTCTTCGCGACGAAAAACGAGAATCAGGGCATCGCCGTCCTCGAAGCGATGGCCTGCGGGAAGGCGGTCGTCCTCCGCGACATCCCGGTGTTCGAGGAGTTCTACACCCACGGCCACGACTGCCTGAAGTGTTCGACCGACGCGGAGTTCCGCCGGGCGCTCGACCTCCTCGCCCGCGACCCCGACCTCCGGCGGCGACTCGGCGAGAACGCCCGCGAGACGGCCGCCGAACACAGCCTCGACCGCGTCGGCGACAGGCTCGTCGAGACGTACGAAGACGCGCTGTCCGGTCAACTCGAAGGCTGA
- a CDS encoding ribonuclease P protein component 4 encodes MNIAEERIDRLHDLAREAASDRDHERAREYVRLARRVAERNRCGLPKAFRRFTCDDCDAYLLPGVNARVRTRAGGHVVVRCDCGATKRYPY; translated from the coding sequence ATGAACATCGCGGAGGAGCGCATCGACCGACTCCACGACCTCGCCCGCGAGGCGGCGAGCGACCGCGACCACGAGCGCGCCCGAGAGTACGTCCGCCTCGCCCGACGGGTCGCAGAGCGGAACCGCTGCGGCCTCCCGAAGGCGTTTCGCCGGTTTACCTGCGACGACTGCGACGCCTACCTCCTCCCCGGCGTCAACGCCCGCGTCCGGACCCGCGCCGGCGGCCACGTCGTGGTCAGATGCGACTGCGGGGCGACGAAGCGCTATCCCTACTGA